In the Micromonospora narathiwatensis genome, one interval contains:
- a CDS encoding MDR family MFS transporter, producing MRGLRRWWDDTAGGLPATFWYLWSGLLINRAGAFAMLFLSLYLTAARGASASLAGLVVGAYGAGGAVGTLIGGVLADRWGRRSTLLAAHLGAAGLMAGLAFSRHLAVIAVLAALVGVVHSMPSPAFVAAIVDVVPEERRSRAFNLQFWAFNLGMAVASLLAGVLAEASFVALFLVDAAATLAAAAVIALKVPETLARTARGTPSGPGRPGRVRRPGLHTALTDRTFLVFVGLTFLLAVLTMQTSTIMPLAMRADGLRPSAYGLVVALGGALIVAGQLFVPRLIEPYRKSSVLAVSTGLMALGFGALAVADHLPVYLGAAVVWTIGQMLAAPPNAQINADLAPPRLRARYQSVFYLTFPAASFVAPALGGLSLQHLGDRHWLVVGGLGVVAAVGHLLAGPPRERRVAALRESQREAELVRG from the coding sequence GTGCGCGGCCTGCGGCGCTGGTGGGACGACACGGCCGGCGGCCTGCCCGCCACCTTCTGGTATCTCTGGTCCGGCCTGCTGATCAATCGGGCCGGCGCCTTCGCGATGCTGTTCCTCTCGCTCTACCTGACCGCCGCGCGCGGCGCCTCCGCGTCCCTCGCCGGGTTGGTGGTCGGGGCGTACGGGGCGGGCGGGGCGGTCGGGACGCTGATCGGCGGGGTGCTGGCCGACCGGTGGGGCCGGCGGTCGACCCTGCTCGCCGCGCACCTCGGCGCGGCCGGGCTGATGGCGGGACTGGCGTTCAGCCGGCACCTGGCGGTGATCGCCGTGCTCGCCGCGCTGGTCGGGGTGGTGCACTCGATGCCCAGCCCCGCGTTCGTCGCGGCGATCGTGGACGTGGTGCCCGAGGAACGCCGTTCCCGCGCCTTCAACCTCCAGTTCTGGGCGTTCAACCTCGGCATGGCCGTGGCGTCACTGCTGGCCGGTGTGCTCGCCGAGGCCAGCTTCGTCGCGCTCTTCCTGGTCGACGCGGCGGCGACCCTGGCCGCCGCGGCCGTCATCGCGCTGAAGGTCCCGGAGACGCTCGCCCGCACGGCCCGCGGTACCCCGTCCGGCCCGGGTCGGCCCGGCCGGGTCCGGCGTCCCGGTCTGCACACCGCGTTGACCGACCGCACGTTCCTGGTCTTCGTCGGGCTGACCTTCCTGCTGGCGGTGCTGACCATGCAGACCTCGACGATCATGCCGCTGGCGATGCGCGCAGACGGCCTGCGCCCGTCGGCGTACGGGCTGGTGGTGGCGCTCGGCGGCGCGCTGATCGTGGCCGGGCAGCTCTTCGTGCCGCGGCTGATCGAGCCGTACCGGAAGTCGAGCGTGCTCGCGGTCTCCACCGGGCTGATGGCGCTCGGCTTCGGCGCCCTGGCCGTCGCCGACCACCTGCCGGTCTACCTGGGCGCCGCGGTGGTCTGGACGATCGGCCAGATGCTCGCCGCACCGCCGAACGCGCAGATCAACGCGGACCTGGCGCCGCCGCGGCTGCGGGCGCGCTACCAGTCGGTCTTCTATCTGACCTTCCCGGCCGCGTCCTTCGTGGCCCCGGCGCTGGGCGGGCTGAGCCTGCAACACCTGGGCGACCGGCACTGGCTCGTGGTCGGCGGGCTCGGCGTCGTCGCGGCGGTCGGTCACCTGCTCGCCGGGCCGCCCCGGGAACGCCGGGTCGCCGCCCTGCGGGAGTCGCAGCGGGAGGCGGAACTGGTCCGCGGCTGA
- a CDS encoding type III secretion system chaperone family protein has translation MSRRSEIAALIESVCAERELEWESTGEASYAVTLPGTHKLRTICNLIVGEHALRIEAFVMRQPDERREELWAWLLQRNARMYGVSFSIDAVGDVYLTGRVNLAGVDEDELDRLLGAVLTYADESFDNMLEIGFGTAIRREWEWRVKRGESTANLAAFAHLFAPSTGTISASGGSDPS, from the coding sequence ATGAGCCGTCGGAGTGAGATCGCCGCGCTGATCGAGTCGGTCTGCGCCGAGCGCGAGCTGGAGTGGGAATCCACCGGCGAGGCGTCGTACGCGGTCACCCTGCCGGGGACGCACAAGCTCAGGACGATCTGCAACCTGATCGTCGGCGAGCACGCGCTGCGGATCGAGGCGTTCGTGATGCGCCAGCCGGACGAGCGCCGTGAGGAACTCTGGGCCTGGCTGCTCCAGCGCAACGCCCGGATGTACGGGGTGTCCTTCTCCATCGACGCGGTCGGCGACGTCTATCTGACCGGACGGGTCAACCTGGCCGGGGTGGACGAGGACGAGCTGGACCGGCTCCTCGGCGCCGTGCTGACGTACGCCGACGAGTCCTTCGACAACATGCTGGAGATCGGCTTCGGCACCGCCATCCGGCGGGAGTGGGAGTGGCGGGTCAAGCGGGGGGAGTCGACGGCCAACCTGGCCGCCTTCGCCCACCTCTTCGCGCCGTCGACCGGCACCATCTCCGCCTCCGGTGGTTCGGACCCGTCCTGA
- a CDS encoding SDR family NAD(P)-dependent oxidoreductase codes for MTSVAIVTGSSSGIGAATARRLAAEGFHVLAAARRTDRLAGLVAEIEAAGGAATAVACDVTSDESVAGLAAAAAAAPGPVTLLVNNAGGARGLDPVESGSVGDWQWMYDVNVLGTLRVTQALLPALEASGAGTVVIVGSTAGHVVYEGGGGYTAAKHAQTAIAGTLRLELCGRPVRVIEIDPGMVKTEEFGLVRFDGDADRAEAVYAGVAEPLVADDIADCIAWCATRPHHVNVDQLVVRPLAQAAQHKVHRVTLKREE; via the coding sequence ATGACCTCCGTCGCCATCGTCACCGGGTCGTCCAGCGGGATCGGCGCGGCCACCGCCCGCCGGCTGGCCGCCGAGGGTTTCCACGTGCTCGCCGCCGCGCGGCGTACCGACCGGCTGGCCGGCCTGGTCGCCGAGATCGAGGCGGCCGGCGGCGCGGCCACCGCGGTGGCGTGCGACGTCACCTCCGACGAGTCGGTCGCCGGCCTGGCCGCGGCGGCCGCCGCCGCGCCCGGCCCGGTCACCCTGCTGGTCAACAACGCTGGCGGGGCGCGCGGCCTGGACCCGGTCGAGTCCGGCTCCGTCGGTGACTGGCAGTGGATGTACGACGTGAACGTGCTCGGCACGCTCCGGGTCACCCAGGCGCTGCTGCCCGCGCTGGAGGCGTCCGGCGCCGGCACCGTCGTGATCGTCGGCTCCACCGCCGGGCACGTCGTCTACGAGGGCGGGGGCGGCTACACCGCCGCCAAGCACGCGCAGACCGCGATCGCCGGGACGCTCCGGCTGGAGCTGTGCGGCCGTCCGGTCCGGGTGATCGAGATCGACCCCGGGATGGTGAAGACGGAGGAGTTCGGCCTGGTCCGCTTCGACGGCGACGCCGACCGGGCCGAGGCGGTCTACGCCGGCGTGGCCGAGCCGTTGGTCGCCGACGACATCGCCGACTGCATCGCCTGGTGCGCCACCCGCCCGCACCACGTCAACGTCGACCAGTTGGTGGTCCGCCCGCTGGCCCAGGCCGCCCAGCACAAGGTGCACCGGGTGACACTGAAGCGCGAGGAGTGA
- a CDS encoding UDP-N-acetylmuramate dehydrogenase, with the protein MSDVYAEPTTGAAPTGPATLARYTTLRLGGPAGRLETATTAEEIVQKVREAEARDEPVLVLAGGSNVVIGDQGFPGTVVLLRSRGFRAVAEDADTVTIRVEAGETWDDLVAATIEQGWSGLECLSGVPGSAGATPIQNVGAYGQEVAETITAVQAYDRTHGEVVQIAAADCGFAYRGSVFKYSDRWVVLSVDFRLARSPLSGPVRYAELARALGVEVGDRVPLVDARATVLRLRAGKGMVLDADDPDTWSVGSFFTNPVLEREAYELLRERAADLGEPPSWPGAGDVVKVSAAWLIDKAGFGKGYLGPEGVAISSKHTLALTNRAGTASTGALVALAREIRDGVHDRFGVPLHPEPVLINCTI; encoded by the coding sequence GTGTCAGACGTCTACGCCGAACCGACGACCGGAGCCGCCCCGACCGGTCCGGCCACCCTGGCCCGCTACACCACGCTCCGCCTCGGTGGCCCCGCCGGCCGGTTGGAGACCGCCACCACCGCCGAGGAAATCGTACAAAAGGTGCGGGAGGCGGAGGCGCGGGACGAGCCGGTCCTGGTGCTGGCCGGCGGCAGCAACGTGGTGATCGGCGACCAGGGCTTCCCCGGCACCGTCGTCCTGCTCCGCTCCCGGGGGTTCCGGGCCGTCGCCGAGGACGCCGACACGGTCACCATACGCGTCGAGGCCGGCGAGACCTGGGACGATCTGGTCGCCGCCACGATCGAGCAGGGCTGGTCGGGGCTGGAGTGCCTCTCCGGCGTCCCCGGCTCGGCCGGCGCCACGCCGATCCAGAACGTCGGCGCGTACGGGCAGGAGGTGGCCGAGACGATCACCGCCGTCCAGGCGTACGACCGAACCCACGGCGAGGTCGTACAAATCGCGGCAGCCGACTGTGGGTTCGCGTACCGGGGCAGCGTCTTCAAGTACAGCGACCGCTGGGTGGTGCTCTCGGTCGACTTCCGGCTGGCCCGCTCCCCGCTGTCCGGCCCGGTGCGCTACGCCGAGCTGGCCCGGGCGCTCGGCGTCGAGGTGGGTGACCGGGTGCCGTTGGTCGACGCCCGGGCCACCGTGCTGCGGCTGCGCGCCGGCAAGGGCATGGTGCTCGACGCGGACGACCCGGACACCTGGTCGGTGGGTTCCTTCTTCACCAACCCGGTGCTGGAGCGCGAGGCGTACGAGCTGCTCCGCGAGCGCGCCGCCGACCTCGGCGAGCCGCCGTCCTGGCCGGGTGCCGGGGACGTGGTCAAGGTCAGCGCCGCCTGGTTGATCGACAAGGCCGGTTTCGGCAAGGGGTACCTGGGTCCGGAGGGTGTGGCCATCTCCAGCAAGCACACCCTGGCCCTCACCAACCGCGCCGGCACCGCCAGCACCGGAGCGCTGGTCGCCCTGGCCCGCGAGATCCGCGACGGCGTCCACGACCGCTTCGGCGTCCCCCTCCACCCCGAACCCGTCCTAATCAACTGCACCATCTAA
- a CDS encoding phosphoglyceromutase: protein MTASEGPTIGTLVLLRHGESDWNAKNLFTGWVDVDLTAKGESEARRGGELLREHNLMPDVVHTSVLRRAIRTAELALSAADRHWIAVRRSWRLNERHYGALQGKNKKQTLDEYGEDQFMLWRRSYDTPPPPIADNDEWSQVGDPRYALLPTELMPRTECLKDVVERMLPYWYDSIVPDILAGRTVLVAAHGNSLRALVKHLDQISDEAIAKLNIPTGIPLRYDLDLNLRPQTLGGTYLDPDAARDAAAAVANQGR, encoded by the coding sequence ATGACTGCGAGCGAGGGGCCCACCATCGGGACGCTGGTCCTGCTGCGGCACGGCGAGAGCGACTGGAACGCCAAGAACCTCTTCACCGGCTGGGTCGACGTCGACCTGACCGCCAAGGGGGAGAGCGAGGCGCGGCGCGGCGGTGAGCTGCTCCGCGAGCACAACCTGATGCCGGACGTGGTGCACACGAGCGTGCTGCGCCGCGCGATCCGGACCGCCGAGCTGGCGCTCAGCGCCGCCGACCGGCACTGGATCGCGGTGCGCCGGTCGTGGCGGCTCAACGAGCGGCACTACGGCGCGCTCCAGGGCAAGAACAAGAAGCAGACCCTGGACGAGTACGGCGAGGACCAGTTCATGCTCTGGCGCCGGTCGTACGACACGCCGCCGCCGCCCATTGCCGACAACGACGAGTGGTCCCAGGTCGGCGACCCCCGGTACGCGCTGCTGCCGACCGAGCTGATGCCGCGGACCGAGTGCCTCAAGGACGTCGTCGAGCGGATGCTGCCGTACTGGTACGACTCGATCGTGCCGGACATCCTGGCCGGCCGGACGGTGCTGGTGGCCGCGCACGGCAACTCGCTGCGTGCCCTGGTCAAGCACCTCGACCAGATCTCCGACGAGGCGATCGCCAAGCTGAACATCCCGACCGGCATCCCGCTGCGCTACGACCTCGACCTGAACCTGCGCCCGCAGACCCTCGGTGGGACGTACCTCGACCCGGACGCCGCCAGGGATGCCGCCGCCGCGGTCGCCAACCAGGGCCGCTGA
- the phoU gene encoding phosphate signaling complex protein PhoU, with the protein MREEFRADLQIVSQLLVDMAEGVRVAMRQATSALLTADRAAAEGVVAGDAEIDGRYRDVEERVCDLLARQAPVASDLRAMITALHVAADLERMGDLAQHVAKTALRRHPSPAVPAELRPVFTDMAAVADRMAEKIGIVLARPDATIAAELDSDDDPMDDLHKSLFTVLLGDDWPYGVETAIDATLLGRFYERFADHAVNVGEHVVYLITGESTTSAN; encoded by the coding sequence ATGCGCGAAGAGTTCCGGGCCGACCTGCAGATTGTCAGCCAGCTGCTGGTGGACATGGCGGAGGGGGTGCGCGTCGCCATGCGACAGGCCACCTCGGCCCTGCTCACCGCCGACCGCGCGGCGGCCGAGGGGGTGGTCGCGGGCGACGCCGAGATCGACGGCCGCTACCGGGACGTGGAGGAGCGGGTCTGCGACCTGCTGGCCCGGCAGGCGCCGGTCGCCTCCGACCTCCGTGCCATGATCACCGCGCTGCACGTGGCCGCCGACCTGGAGCGGATGGGCGACCTGGCCCAGCACGTCGCCAAGACCGCGCTGCGCCGGCACCCCTCGCCTGCGGTGCCGGCCGAACTGCGGCCGGTCTTCACCGACATGGCCGCCGTGGCCGACCGGATGGCCGAGAAGATCGGCATCGTGCTGGCCCGGCCCGACGCGACCATCGCCGCCGAGCTGGACAGCGACGACGACCCCATGGACGACCTGCACAAGAGCCTCTTCACCGTGCTGCTCGGCGACGACTGGCCGTACGGGGTGGAGACGGCGATCGACGCGACCCTGCTGGGCCGTTTCTACGAGCGTTTCGCCGACCACGCGGTGAACGTGGGCGAGCACGTCGTCTACCTGATCACGGGCGAGTCCACGACCTCGGCCAACTGA
- a CDS encoding LacI family DNA-binding transcriptional regulator → MATAQRPTLEAVARRAGVSRATVSRVVNGSTTVAESIQRAVRQAVEELGYVPNLAARSLVTQRTDSVALVLPEAATRVFSDDQVFPGIIRGAALELEAADKQLVLMLAGSPAGHERVERYTTGRHVDGVLFASLHGEDPLPGRLARLGIPVVCSGRPLDGAEVPYVDVDHVGGVTRAMRHLIESGRRRIATIAGPQDMVAGIERLIGYRDTVAAAGLPELVAYGDFTRESGGAATRQLLAAHPDLDAVFAASDLMAHAALRTLRESGRRVPDDVAVIGFDDIETAAYTEPPLTTIRQPIVELGRAMTRQLLRIAAGETVEQALMLPTELVVRESA, encoded by the coding sequence ATGGCGACGGCGCAGCGACCGACCCTGGAGGCGGTGGCCCGACGGGCCGGCGTGTCCCGGGCGACGGTCTCCCGGGTGGTCAACGGCTCCACGACGGTCGCCGAATCGATCCAGCGGGCGGTCCGGCAGGCGGTCGAGGAACTCGGGTACGTGCCGAACCTCGCCGCCCGCAGCCTGGTCACCCAGCGCACCGACTCGGTCGCGCTGGTGCTGCCCGAGGCGGCGACCCGGGTCTTCTCCGACGACCAGGTGTTCCCGGGGATCATCCGCGGGGCGGCCCTGGAGCTGGAGGCCGCGGACAAGCAGCTCGTGCTGATGCTGGCCGGTTCGCCGGCCGGGCACGAACGGGTCGAGCGGTACACCACCGGCCGGCACGTGGACGGGGTGCTGTTCGCGTCGCTGCACGGCGAGGACCCGCTGCCCGGCCGGCTGGCCCGGCTCGGCATCCCGGTGGTGTGCAGCGGCCGGCCGCTGGACGGCGCCGAGGTGCCCTACGTCGACGTCGACCACGTCGGCGGGGTCACCCGCGCGATGCGGCACCTGATCGAGAGCGGCCGGCGGCGGATCGCCACCATCGCCGGCCCGCAGGACATGGTCGCCGGCATCGAGCGGCTCATCGGCTACCGGGACACGGTCGCCGCGGCCGGCCTGCCGGAGCTGGTGGCGTACGGCGACTTCACCCGGGAGTCGGGCGGGGCGGCGACGCGGCAACTGCTCGCGGCGCACCCGGACCTGGACGCGGTGTTCGCCGCGTCCGACCTGATGGCGCACGCCGCCCTGCGTACGCTGCGGGAGTCGGGGCGGCGGGTGCCGGACGACGTCGCGGTGATCGGGTTCGACGACATCGAGACGGCGGCGTACACCGAACCGCCGTTGACCACGATCCGGCAGCCGATCGTGGAGCTGGGCCGGGCGATGACCCGCCAACTGCTCCGGATCGCGGCGGGCGAGACGGTCGAGCAGGCGCTGATGCTGCCGACCGAGCTGGTCGTCCGCGAGTCGGCGTAG
- a CDS encoding MDR family MFS transporter gives MRTVRGWFRDTTGGLPRSFWYLWTGTLINRLGSFVLVFLAIYLTQARHFSASQAGLVIGLWGVGGAVGTTVGGTLTDRWGRRPTLLTAHLGAAIMMVALGLARPLWSVALGALLLGAFAEMARPAFGAMMVDVVPEKDRLRAFSLNYWAINLGFACAAVLAGVAAQAGYLLLFLVDAATTLVTALIIFARVGETRSVPTGPVVKGATAPAGALRTILTDRVYLGFVALNLFAALVFLQHISMLPIAMGDSGLSPATYGSVIALNGVLIVVGQLFVPKLIKGRSRSHVLALAALVMGVGFGLTAFAEAAWLYGLTVLIWTVGEMLNSPSNATLIAELSPGALRGRYQGVFSLSWQIAGAAAPILGGLVREHAGNTTLWLGCAAIGAATAVAHLVSGPARERRAAQLRTAAAPVQPVTVARTPATEVAEAAATAPAEPARATT, from the coding sequence ATGCGGACGGTACGCGGCTGGTTCCGGGACACCACGGGCGGGCTGCCGAGGTCCTTCTGGTACCTCTGGACCGGCACCCTGATCAACCGGCTCGGCTCGTTCGTCCTGGTCTTCCTGGCCATCTACCTCACCCAGGCCCGGCACTTCTCGGCCTCGCAGGCCGGGCTGGTGATCGGTCTGTGGGGTGTCGGCGGCGCGGTCGGCACCACCGTCGGCGGCACCCTGACCGACCGGTGGGGACGGCGGCCCACCCTGCTCACCGCACACCTCGGGGCGGCCATCATGATGGTCGCGCTCGGCCTGGCCCGGCCGCTGTGGTCGGTCGCGCTGGGCGCCCTGCTGCTGGGCGCGTTCGCCGAGATGGCCCGTCCGGCGTTCGGGGCGATGATGGTCGACGTGGTGCCGGAGAAAGACCGGCTCCGCGCCTTCTCGCTGAACTACTGGGCGATCAACCTCGGCTTCGCCTGCGCCGCGGTGCTCGCCGGCGTCGCCGCCCAGGCCGGATACCTGCTGCTCTTCCTGGTCGACGCGGCGACCACCCTGGTCACCGCGCTGATCATCTTCGCCCGGGTCGGGGAGACCCGGTCGGTCCCGACCGGCCCGGTGGTCAAGGGCGCGACCGCTCCCGCCGGTGCCCTGCGGACCATCCTCACCGACCGGGTCTACCTGGGCTTCGTGGCGCTCAACCTGTTCGCCGCGCTGGTCTTCCTCCAGCACATCTCGATGCTGCCGATCGCGATGGGCGACTCCGGCCTGAGCCCCGCCACGTACGGCTCGGTGATCGCGCTCAACGGCGTGCTGATCGTGGTCGGTCAGCTCTTCGTACCCAAGCTGATCAAGGGCCGGAGCCGGTCGCACGTGCTGGCGCTCGCCGCGCTGGTGATGGGCGTCGGTTTCGGGCTCACCGCGTTCGCCGAGGCGGCCTGGCTCTACGGCCTGACCGTGCTGATCTGGACCGTCGGCGAGATGCTCAACTCGCCGTCCAACGCCACCCTCATCGCCGAGCTCTCCCCGGGCGCGCTCCGTGGTCGCTACCAGGGTGTCTTCTCCCTCTCCTGGCAGATCGCCGGGGCGGCGGCCCCGATCCTCGGCGGCCTGGTCCGGGAGCACGCCGGCAACACCACGCTCTGGCTCGGCTGCGCCGCGATCGGCGCCGCGACCGCGGTGGCCCATCTGGTCTCCGGCCCGGCCCGCGAACGGCGCGCCGCGCAGCTCCGAACCGCCGCGGCACCGGTCCAGCCGGTCACGGTGGCCCGCACGCCGGCCACCGAGGTGGCCGAGGCCGCTGCGACCGCACCCGCCGAGCCGGCCCGCGCCACCACCTGA
- a CDS encoding maleylpyruvate isomerase family mycothiol-dependent enzyme, with protein MSRLHGTKDFWIGALRTEGPAFAAAVAEAPPQTPVLSCPGWTVTDLAHHLTRACVWARTVVTAGATTRPERHDPEPPAGLTPAQWYRQEYDQLMALFEGLDPEAPAWNFAPQPKKAGFWPRRVAHETAVHRWDAQLAIGAGEPIEAKLAVDGVSEVLDTWLPAGRRIRPGQWHGVVQLTATDAAQDWYLRLRGEGVALLDTATILDHDDHHARAQVTGTASDLLLALMGRISFDTLGVAGDRQLLDGLRVG; from the coding sequence ATGAGCAGACTGCACGGCACGAAGGACTTCTGGATCGGTGCGCTGCGGACGGAGGGTCCCGCCTTCGCCGCCGCGGTCGCCGAGGCGCCGCCGCAGACCCCGGTGCTCTCCTGTCCCGGCTGGACGGTCACCGATCTCGCCCACCACCTGACCAGGGCCTGCGTCTGGGCCCGTACGGTGGTGACCGCCGGCGCCACCACCAGGCCGGAGCGGCACGACCCCGAGCCGCCCGCTGGGCTGACCCCGGCCCAGTGGTACCGCCAGGAGTACGACCAGCTCATGGCGCTGTTCGAGGGGCTGGATCCGGAGGCTCCGGCGTGGAACTTCGCGCCCCAGCCGAAGAAGGCGGGCTTCTGGCCACGCCGGGTGGCGCACGAGACGGCGGTGCACCGGTGGGACGCCCAACTCGCCATCGGCGCGGGTGAGCCGATCGAGGCCAAGCTCGCGGTCGACGGGGTGAGCGAGGTGCTGGACACCTGGCTGCCGGCGGGGCGGCGGATCCGGCCCGGCCAGTGGCACGGGGTGGTGCAGCTGACCGCGACCGACGCCGCGCAGGACTGGTACCTGCGGCTGCGCGGCGAGGGGGTGGCCCTGTTGGACACCGCGACCATCCTCGACCACGACGACCACCACGCCCGGGCCCAGGTCACCGGCACGGCCAGCGACCTGCTGCTGGCGCTGATGGGCCGGATCAGCTTCGACACGCTCGGGGTGGCCGGCGATCGTCAACTGCTCGACGGGCTGCGGGTGGGCTGA
- the mshA gene encoding D-inositol-3-phosphate glycosyltransferase: MADLHTGVGRQRGALPWPQPRRIATLSVHTSPLHQPGTGDAGGMNVYILEVARRLAEADVEVEIFTRATSGDLPPVVEMAPGVHVRHVTAGPLEGLTKEELPGQLCAFTAGVLRAEAARPPGHYDLIHSHYWLSGQVGWLAKERWGVPLVHTAHTLAKVKNAQLAAGDRPEPKARVIGEEQVVAEADRLVANTRVEARDLVGRYDADPARVTVVEPGVDLDRFRPAPGDRDDAMLAARRRLGLPPTGYVVAFVGRIQPLKAPDVLIRAVAALREREPALADELTVVICGGPSGSGLDRPTALIELAGSLGVADRVRFLPPQTGEDLPALYRAADLVAVPSYNESFGLVALEAQACGTPVLAAAVGGLVTAVRDEVSGVLIDGHDPVDWARTLARLLPDRLRRAALARGAQRHARDFSWHRTVSGLLAVYGEAIAEQRARLTGRLCDPALSCSW, translated from the coding sequence GTGGCGGATTTGCACACCGGTGTCGGTCGTCAGCGAGGCGCCCTGCCGTGGCCGCAGCCGCGCCGGATCGCCACCCTCTCGGTACACACCTCGCCGCTGCACCAGCCCGGCACGGGCGACGCGGGCGGCATGAACGTCTACATCCTGGAGGTCGCCCGACGGCTGGCCGAGGCCGACGTCGAGGTGGAGATCTTCACCCGGGCCACCTCCGGCGACCTGCCGCCGGTGGTCGAGATGGCGCCGGGCGTACACGTCCGGCACGTCACCGCCGGCCCGCTGGAGGGACTGACCAAGGAGGAGCTGCCGGGGCAGCTCTGCGCCTTCACCGCCGGCGTGCTGCGCGCCGAGGCGGCCCGCCCGCCGGGCCACTACGATCTGATCCACTCCCACTACTGGCTCTCCGGCCAGGTCGGCTGGCTGGCCAAGGAGCGCTGGGGCGTGCCGCTGGTGCACACCGCGCACACCCTCGCCAAGGTCAAGAACGCCCAGCTCGCCGCCGGTGACCGGCCCGAGCCGAAGGCCCGGGTCATCGGCGAGGAGCAGGTGGTCGCCGAGGCCGACCGGCTGGTCGCCAACACCAGGGTCGAGGCCCGTGACCTGGTCGGACGGTACGACGCCGACCCGGCCCGGGTGACCGTGGTGGAGCCCGGCGTCGACCTGGACCGGTTCCGCCCCGCCCCGGGGGACCGGGACGACGCGATGCTCGCCGCCCGCCGCCGGCTCGGCCTCCCCCCCACCGGGTACGTGGTGGCCTTCGTCGGCCGGATCCAGCCGCTCAAGGCCCCGGACGTGCTGATCCGGGCGGTCGCCGCGCTGCGCGAGCGGGAGCCAGCGCTCGCCGACGAGTTGACCGTGGTGATCTGCGGCGGTCCCAGTGGCAGCGGCCTGGACCGCCCCACCGCCCTGATCGAGCTGGCCGGTTCGCTCGGCGTCGCCGACCGGGTGCGTTTCCTGCCGCCGCAGACCGGCGAGGACCTGCCCGCCCTCTACCGGGCCGCCGACCTGGTCGCGGTGCCGTCGTACAACGAGTCGTTCGGCCTGGTCGCGCTGGAGGCGCAGGCGTGCGGCACGCCTGTCCTCGCCGCCGCCGTGGGCGGCCTGGTCACCGCCGTACGCGACGAGGTCAGCGGCGTGCTGATCGACGGCCACGACCCGGTCGACTGGGCCCGTACGCTGGCTCGGCTGCTGCCGGACCGGCTGCGCCGGGCCGCCCTGGCCCGGGGCGCGCAGCGGCACGCCCGCGACTTCTCCTGGCACCGCACGGTCTCCGGACTGCTCGCCGTGTACGGGGAGGCGATCGCCGAGCAGCGGGCCCGGCTCACCGGCCGGCTCTGCGACCCCGCCCTGTCCTGCTCCTGGTGA
- a CDS encoding O-methyltransferase, producing MRTEAALTSKPVGVVTRGTTNPNRLRRVDNWIVETCGDPLRAAADPLVVDLGYGATPVTAVELRARLAAGVRPDVRVVGLEIDPVRVAAAQPAADPPWLAFARGGFELAGLRPALVRAFNVLRQYDESEVADAWRTVTERLAPGGLLVEGTCDELGRLGSWVLLDAGGPRTLTLAAKLTTLERPAQFAERLPKALIHRNVPGERIHDLIRTLDDAWQAAAGYAPFGPRHRWVETVRAVRATGWPILNRPRRWRHGELTLPWPTITP from the coding sequence TTGCGAACGGAGGCGGCCCTGACCTCGAAGCCCGTGGGCGTGGTGACCCGGGGGACGACGAATCCGAACCGGCTCCGGCGGGTGGACAACTGGATCGTCGAGACCTGCGGCGACCCCCTGCGCGCCGCCGCCGACCCGCTGGTCGTCGACCTGGGCTACGGCGCCACGCCGGTGACCGCCGTCGAGCTGCGGGCCCGCCTCGCGGCCGGGGTCCGCCCGGACGTCCGGGTGGTCGGGCTGGAGATCGATCCGGTACGCGTGGCCGCCGCCCAGCCCGCCGCCGATCCGCCCTGGTTGGCCTTCGCCCGGGGCGGCTTCGAGCTGGCCGGCCTCCGGCCCGCCCTGGTCCGGGCGTTCAACGTCCTGCGGCAGTACGACGAGAGCGAGGTGGCCGACGCCTGGCGTACGGTCACCGAGCGGCTGGCCCCGGGCGGGCTGCTGGTCGAGGGGACCTGTGACGAACTGGGCCGGCTCGGCAGCTGGGTGCTCCTCGACGCGGGCGGCCCGCGCACGCTGACCCTGGCCGCGAAGCTGACCACCCTGGAGCGGCCGGCCCAGTTCGCCGAGCGGCTGCCGAAGGCGCTGATCCACCGCAACGTCCCCGGTGAGCGGATCCACGACCTGATCCGCACCCTGGACGACGCCTGGCAGGCCGCCGCCGGCTACGCCCCCTTCGGCCCCCGGCACCGCTGGGTCGAGACGGTCCGCGCCGTCCGCGCGACAGGCTGGCCCATCCTGAACCGCCCCCGCCGCTGGCGCCACGGCGAACTCACCCTCCCCTGGCCCACCATCACCCCCTAA